One segment of Geomonas ferrireducens DNA contains the following:
- a CDS encoding bifunctional diguanylate cyclase/phosphodiesterase: MSGADSDTNSSGTSYDSRKEAKRMSFKANHLPRKALAAELELYNDLYESTPIAHFTLDRFGVIRGTNQTSADLLRTERETLLGRSFEDLVDDSSRPTIASLLSRLSGADARASCEVSLLVEGAQAPRVRIEARSCREGWEYRLALVDITESRRAAEALEVSEARYRGLFEAAKDGIMIVDAASGEITDVNPSMIRMLGCGREQLVGHKLWNVPSLSAIAANQTEFAMLHYNDFMHNIDQHLETYDGRSIAVEVISNSYRVNETTVLQFNIRDITIRKNAEDALLKSEEQCRTIVSNINEYVYSVRFENGDIKSVYHSPKCLDITGYTPEEYYKDPLLWFTMIHEEDRNQVVQFLNSIFAGEDQEPIRHRIVHKDGSVRWILNNCAVQRARRGEKVSISRLDGFILDITDIKRAEENIFFLAHHDPLTKLPNRSTLYAKIEQVISVALRNRRNVALLFLDIDGFKQINDSMGHDVGDRLLQTVARKLSDCTRSCDVVARLGGDEFVVVLWDCGVTETTLVAEKIINAGFPLQGTNIMVTPSIGISIFPEDGKDYLALLKHADIAMYHAKKTGGNNFQFFTPRLNQMAHERFAVEAELRRALEHEEFVLHYQPKVDLVTGHFSGMEALIRWQHPVRGLIMPEEFITIAEESGLLHQISKWIIPTVCRQIQQWQQQGIDKISAAVNLSASFFQHRDFEETVEASLLETGIPPECLELELTEATIMSDPQRVLGSMAAMKALGLQLSIDDFGIGYSSLSYLKKLPVDKLKIDQSFIRNIARDQDNAAVVRAVISIGRSMQLKVIAEGVENASQLAWLQAEGSEEAQGYYFSRPLPVPKMTALLKQNANFLHNPRGREQMKQH; this comes from the coding sequence ATGAGCGGTGCAGATTCAGACACCAACAGCTCCGGGACCAGTTACGACAGCAGAAAAGAGGCGAAAAGGATGAGTTTCAAGGCGAACCACCTTCCCCGCAAGGCGCTCGCCGCCGAATTGGAGCTTTACAACGACCTCTACGAGTCCACCCCCATCGCCCACTTCACCCTGGACCGCTTCGGCGTGATCCGCGGCACGAACCAGACGAGCGCCGACCTCCTTCGCACGGAGAGGGAAACCCTTCTGGGTCGCAGCTTCGAGGACCTGGTCGACGACTCCTCGCGCCCTACCATCGCTTCCCTTTTAAGCAGGCTCTCCGGTGCAGACGCCCGGGCAAGCTGCGAGGTGAGCCTCCTCGTGGAGGGCGCCCAGGCGCCGCGGGTGCGCATCGAGGCGCGTTCCTGCCGCGAAGGGTGGGAGTACCGGCTGGCCCTTGTGGACATCACGGAGAGCAGGCGGGCCGCCGAGGCGCTCGAAGTTTCCGAGGCGCGCTACCGCGGGCTGTTCGAGGCCGCCAAGGACGGCATCATGATCGTTGATGCGGCCAGCGGCGAGATCACCGACGTGAACCCCTCCATGATCCGCATGCTCGGGTGCGGCAGGGAGCAACTCGTCGGGCACAAGCTGTGGAACGTCCCCTCCCTGAGCGCCATCGCCGCGAACCAGACCGAGTTCGCCATGCTGCACTACAACGATTTCATGCACAACATCGACCAGCACCTGGAAACCTACGACGGGCGCAGCATCGCGGTCGAGGTGATCAGCAACAGCTACCGCGTCAACGAGACCACCGTGCTGCAGTTCAATATCCGCGACATCACCATCAGGAAGAATGCGGAGGATGCTCTGCTCAAGAGCGAGGAGCAGTGCCGCACCATCGTAAGCAACATAAACGAGTACGTCTACAGCGTCCGCTTCGAAAACGGCGACATCAAGTCGGTCTACCACAGCCCCAAGTGCCTCGACATCACAGGCTACACCCCCGAGGAGTACTACAAGGACCCGCTTTTGTGGTTCACCATGATCCACGAGGAAGACCGAAACCAGGTGGTGCAGTTCCTGAACAGCATCTTCGCCGGCGAGGACCAGGAACCGATCAGGCACCGCATCGTGCACAAGGACGGCTCGGTGCGCTGGATCCTGAACAACTGCGCCGTGCAGCGGGCCAGGAGAGGGGAAAAGGTCAGCATCTCGCGTCTGGACGGCTTCATCCTGGACATCACCGACATCAAAAGGGCAGAGGAGAACATCTTTTTCCTGGCGCACCACGACCCGCTCACAAAGCTACCCAACCGCAGCACCCTCTACGCTAAGATCGAGCAGGTCATCTCGGTCGCGCTGAGGAACAGGCGCAACGTGGCACTTTTGTTTCTCGACATCGACGGGTTCAAGCAGATCAACGACTCGATGGGGCACGACGTTGGGGACCGGCTGCTGCAGACCGTGGCGCGAAAACTAAGCGACTGCACCCGCTCCTGCGACGTGGTTGCGCGGCTTGGGGGGGACGAGTTCGTCGTCGTGCTTTGGGACTGCGGCGTCACCGAAACCACGCTGGTCGCCGAGAAGATCATCAACGCAGGGTTCCCGCTGCAGGGGACCAACATCATGGTCACCCCTAGCATCGGCATCAGCATCTTCCCGGAGGACGGCAAGGACTACCTCGCCCTTTTGAAGCACGCCGACATAGCCATGTACCACGCCAAGAAAACGGGTGGGAACAATTTCCAGTTCTTCACCCCGCGCCTGAACCAGATGGCCCACGAGCGGTTCGCCGTGGAGGCGGAGCTGCGCCGGGCGCTCGAGCATGAGGAGTTCGTGCTGCACTACCAGCCGAAGGTGGACCTGGTGACCGGGCACTTCAGCGGAATGGAGGCGCTGATCCGTTGGCAGCACCCGGTGCGCGGCCTCATCATGCCCGAGGAGTTCATCACCATCGCCGAGGAGAGCGGCCTTTTACATCAGATCAGCAAGTGGATCATCCCGACAGTCTGCCGTCAGATCCAGCAGTGGCAGCAACAGGGGATCGACAAGATCTCCGCGGCGGTCAACCTCTCGGCGAGCTTCTTCCAGCACCGCGACTTCGAGGAGACCGTCGAGGCATCCCTTCTGGAGACCGGCATCCCGCCGGAATGCCTGGAACTCGAGCTCACCGAGGCGACCATCATGAGCGACCCGCAACGGGTCCTCGGGAGCATGGCGGCGATGAAGGCGCTCGGGCTGCAGCTCTCCATAGACGACTTCGGCATCGGCTACTCGAGCCTCAGCTATCTTAAGAAGCTTCCTGTGGACAAGCTGAAGATCGACCAGTCCTTCATACGGAACATCGCACGGGACCAGGACAACGCCGCCGTCGTACGCGCCGTGATTTCGATCGGTCGCAGCATGCAGCTCAAGGTGATCGCGGAGGGGGTCGAAAACGCTTCACAGCTCGCCTGGCTGCAGGCCGAGGGGAGCGAAGAGGCGCAGGGGTACTACTTCAGCCGCCCGCTGCCGGTACCTAAGATGACGGCGCTTCTGAAGCAGAACGCGAACTTCCTCCACAACCCGCGCGGCCGGGAACAGATGAAGCAGCATTGA
- a CDS encoding lmo0937 family membrane protein: protein MLKAIIVVLLVVWLIGLVTHYTFGGYLHLLLGIAGILVILNLIQKQRPL, encoded by the coding sequence ATGCTCAAGGCAATCATCGTGGTATTGCTCGTTGTGTGGCTGATCGGTCTGGTGACCCACTATACCTTCGGCGGATACCTCCATCTGCTGCTTGGGATTGCCGGGATACTTGTTATACTGAACCTGATCCAGAAACAACGGCCACTGTGA
- a CDS encoding Thivi_2564 family membrane protein — MPLVHVLLVLIVVGVLLWLVNTFIPMAGSIKSILNAVVVIVVVLWLLNVFGLMENLTRLRVGK, encoded by the coding sequence ATGCCCTTGGTGCACGTGCTGCTCGTTCTCATCGTGGTCGGCGTCCTGCTGTGGCTCGTCAATACCTTCATCCCCATGGCAGGCTCGATCAAGTCCATTCTCAACGCCGTCGTTGTCATCGTCGTGGTCCTTTGGCTTTTGAACGTGTTCGGCCTGATGGAAAATCTCACCAGGCTTAGGGTCGGGAAGTAA
- a CDS encoding CsbD family protein, which translates to MKASTKDQSKGKLQELKGQAKETVGKTTRNVSMEHQGRGEKITGKIQKDVGKAEKDLEK; encoded by the coding sequence ATGAAAGCAAGCACGAAAGACCAGAGCAAAGGAAAACTGCAGGAACTGAAGGGTCAAGCAAAGGAAACGGTCGGTAAGACCACCCGTAATGTCTCCATGGAACATCAAGGCAGGGGGGAGAAGATAACCGGCAAGATTCAGAAAGACGTCGGTAAGGCGGAGAAGGATCTGGAGAAATAG
- a CDS encoding response regulator transcription factor, producing MKMKILIADDHAIVRQGLRALIDKEEDMMVSAEAGTGAEAIGLTRKERPDVIVMDISMPDVNGIDATRSIMAEFPEVKVLALSMESDRRFVVEVLKAGANGYVLKDAAFAELASAIRAVAAGETYLPPRVTTLLIKEYLQRIPDEVPATYENLSAREREILQLIANGSNAKEIAFAFGVSVKTVENQRHSIMKKLDLFSIAELTKYAVRQGLTSLK from the coding sequence ATGAAGATGAAGATTTTGATCGCCGATGACCATGCCATCGTCCGGCAGGGGCTGCGCGCATTGATCGACAAGGAAGAGGATATGATGGTGAGCGCGGAAGCCGGGACCGGCGCCGAGGCGATCGGCCTGACGCGCAAGGAGCGCCCCGACGTCATTGTGATGGACATATCCATGCCGGACGTGAACGGCATCGATGCCACGCGCAGCATCATGGCCGAGTTCCCAGAGGTGAAGGTGCTGGCGCTCTCCATGGAGTCCGACCGCCGTTTCGTGGTGGAGGTCCTTAAGGCGGGTGCGAACGGCTATGTCCTGAAGGATGCGGCCTTCGCCGAGCTGGCGAGCGCGATTAGGGCCGTCGCCGCCGGGGAGACCTACCTCCCCCCGAGGGTGACCACCCTCCTCATCAAGGAGTACTTGCAGCGCATCCCGGACGAGGTGCCTGCTACCTATGAGAACCTCTCCGCGCGCGAAAGGGAGATCCTGCAACTGATAGCCAACGGCAGCAACGCCAAGGAGATCGCCTTCGCCTTCGGCGTAAGTGTCAAGACCGTCGAGAACCAGCGGCACAGCATCATGAAGAAGCTGGACCTCTTCAGCATAGCGGAACTCACCAAGTACGCGGTAAGGCAGGGGCTGACCTCGTTGAAGTGA
- a CDS encoding sensor histidine kinase, translating into MTFARRLKVSALLSLTLLLIVASLLAWTSRELHLAGEKHALADRIQSVVFQRATLRDEYFLYGVERARLQWFSLTEKTAHLAGVGHTEFGDRPSREALERVMRELAESQLISQRLVERMRGVAGVDPAYVHHDEFASRLYSQIMLKDSALQQEAVSLQKSARERFEQATNRMITLTLVLVFLMALGTIVNSIYLNAVLHRRMMAVKEAADQVAAGNLDHRISAEGTDELAEMSRVFNNVTQQVQDYTKALHDSEQRYRMQLQELANVYTHTPVGLFVVDRDLRFLRLNERLAEMNCKSICEHVGRTIDEVLAPEITTQLKEIWRPVLEGGECIRNVELHGRADASQKQPRHWLANYQPILSTGGEVTGLMGVVLDITERKAAEEVMAGARQQLEEEVHQRTAKLQLTNKHLLQEIKIRKKIEVELLTQQQKLQDMALDLAMAEERERDRIASELHDQVGQRLILAKIKLDALASSVPTGECESEADGIGGLIEQTLQDIRSLTFQLRPPLLASAGLEAALRWLGEELYADFGLQVEFSDDGKEKPLRYEIRSTVFQAVRELMLNVAKHAGTMQCRVAVLRSNGFLVVQVDDDGIGLNGDAVAKGATREGGFGLLNVRQKIEHLGGAFSIVGKAAGGTLATVTVPLDGF; encoded by the coding sequence GTGACCTTTGCCCGCAGGCTCAAAGTAAGCGCGCTCCTGTCCCTCACGCTGTTGCTGATCGTGGCCTCTCTGCTTGCGTGGACGAGCAGAGAGCTGCACCTGGCCGGGGAGAAGCACGCCCTGGCCGACCGTATCCAATCGGTGGTGTTCCAGCGTGCCACGCTGCGCGATGAGTACTTCCTGTACGGTGTAGAGCGGGCGAGGCTGCAGTGGTTCTCGCTCACGGAGAAGACCGCGCACCTGGCAGGTGTGGGGCATACGGAGTTCGGCGACCGGCCGTCGCGTGAGGCGCTGGAACGGGTGATGCGCGAACTGGCTGAATCGCAGCTCATATCGCAGCGCCTTGTAGAGCGGATGCGCGGGGTTGCCGGGGTAGATCCTGCCTACGTGCACCACGACGAGTTCGCGAGCCGTCTGTACAGTCAGATCATGCTCAAGGATTCGGCGCTGCAGCAGGAAGCGGTGAGCCTGCAGAAGTCGGCACGCGAGAGGTTCGAGCAGGCGACGAACCGGATGATCACCCTGACCCTGGTGCTGGTGTTCCTTATGGCGCTCGGGACCATTGTGAATTCCATTTATCTGAACGCCGTGCTGCACCGCCGCATGATGGCGGTCAAGGAGGCCGCCGACCAGGTCGCCGCGGGGAACCTGGACCACCGCATCTCGGCGGAGGGGACCGACGAGCTGGCCGAGATGAGCCGGGTCTTCAACAACGTGACGCAGCAGGTGCAGGACTACACCAAGGCGCTGCACGACAGCGAGCAGCGCTACCGGATGCAGTTGCAGGAACTGGCCAACGTCTACACGCACACCCCGGTCGGCCTTTTCGTCGTGGACCGGGACCTCAGGTTCCTGCGCCTTAACGAGCGCCTGGCGGAGATGAACTGCAAGAGCATCTGCGAGCACGTGGGGCGCACCATCGACGAGGTGCTCGCGCCGGAGATCACCACCCAGCTCAAGGAAATCTGGCGGCCGGTGCTTGAGGGTGGCGAGTGTATCCGGAACGTCGAGTTGCACGGAAGGGCAGATGCTTCCCAAAAGCAGCCGCGCCACTGGCTGGCCAACTACCAGCCGATTCTCTCCACGGGAGGGGAGGTGACCGGTCTTATGGGGGTCGTGCTGGACATTACGGAACGCAAAGCGGCCGAAGAGGTGATGGCCGGGGCGCGCCAGCAGCTCGAGGAAGAGGTGCATCAGCGCACCGCGAAACTGCAGCTCACCAACAAACACCTGCTGCAAGAGATAAAGATCAGGAAGAAGATCGAGGTCGAACTCCTCACCCAACAGCAAAAACTCCAGGATATGGCGCTCGATCTCGCCATGGCCGAGGAACGGGAGCGCGACCGGATCGCAAGCGAGCTGCACGACCAAGTGGGGCAGCGGCTCATCCTGGCGAAGATCAAGCTCGACGCCCTCGCGAGCAGCGTGCCGACTGGGGAGTGCGAGTCCGAGGCCGACGGGATCGGGGGGCTAATCGAGCAGACCCTGCAGGACATCAGGTCGCTCACCTTCCAACTGAGACCCCCGCTTCTGGCGAGCGCCGGGCTCGAAGCTGCGCTGCGCTGGCTGGGCGAGGAACTCTACGCCGACTTCGGGTTGCAGGTCGAATTCAGCGATGACGGCAAGGAGAAGCCCCTGCGCTACGAGATCCGCTCGACGGTGTTCCAGGCGGTCAGGGAGCTGATGCTCAACGTCGCCAAGCATGCCGGGACCATGCAGTGCCGCGTGGCGGTCCTGCGCTCCAACGGCTTCCTCGTGGTCCAGGTGGACGACGACGGCATCGGGCTGAATGGGGACGCGGTCGCAAAGGGTGCTACCAGAGAAGGGGGCTTCGGGCTTTTGAACGTAAGGCAGAAAATAGAACATTTGGGCGGGGCCTTTTCCATCGTGGGCAAGGCTGCCGGTGGGACCCTGGCCACGGTAACGGTGCCGCTTGACGGTTTTTAG
- a CDS encoding ABC transporter substrate-binding protein, with protein MLRVALILILCLLVSGCKGQRAQEAGPPIPLRLAWANLHDCSLVQLAAAKGFFKDAGLAVQVQPCGYGKAALQAVLDGKADLATVAETPLMFAVLGGQKLSVIGSIYTSNKKNGIVARRKSGISAPGDLKNKRIAFTQGTTSHIFLSSFLTANHLAMDEVRLVDLPPEQMQEALLSGRVDAVSTWDPTGKIIAERMGADGVVLNDPHIYTETFVIAGHASFVNGNQEAMRRMLRALLRAEEFALRHPQEAQAIVFADLKLPPALVAELWEEGSCTVALDHALLLALEEETRWAAKHRLARNVRMPNFLEVIDPRPLLSVKPEAVDPQVLRP; from the coding sequence ATACTGAGAGTTGCGCTGATACTGATACTGTGTCTGCTAGTTTCAGGTTGCAAAGGTCAGCGTGCGCAAGAAGCCGGCCCGCCCATTCCCTTGCGCCTCGCTTGGGCCAACTTGCACGATTGTTCGCTGGTGCAGCTTGCCGCTGCCAAGGGGTTCTTCAAAGATGCGGGGCTCGCCGTCCAAGTGCAGCCTTGCGGCTACGGCAAGGCGGCGTTGCAGGCGGTGCTGGATGGGAAGGCCGACCTCGCCACCGTCGCCGAAACTCCGCTCATGTTTGCCGTTCTTGGTGGGCAGAAACTCTCCGTGATCGGCAGCATCTATACCTCGAACAAGAAAAACGGCATCGTCGCACGCAGGAAAAGCGGCATCTCCGCCCCCGGAGATTTGAAGAACAAGCGCATCGCCTTCACGCAGGGAACCACCTCCCACATATTTCTCTCCTCTTTCCTGACCGCCAACCACTTGGCCATGGATGAGGTGAGGCTGGTTGACTTGCCGCCGGAACAGATGCAGGAAGCCCTTCTTTCTGGGAGGGTGGACGCAGTTTCCACCTGGGACCCCACCGGCAAGATCATCGCCGAGAGGATGGGGGCCGACGGGGTGGTGTTGAACGACCCTCACATCTATACGGAAACCTTCGTTATTGCAGGGCACGCCTCGTTTGTGAACGGCAACCAGGAGGCGATGCGGCGCATGTTGCGTGCCCTGCTCCGGGCCGAAGAGTTCGCGTTGCGTCACCCGCAGGAGGCTCAGGCGATCGTCTTTGCGGACCTCAAGCTTCCACCGGCACTGGTTGCCGAATTGTGGGAGGAAGGCTCGTGCACCGTCGCCCTGGACCACGCCCTGCTCCTGGCTCTCGAGGAGGAAACCCGCTGGGCGGCGAAGCACCGCCTGGCGCGCAACGTCAGGATGCCGAACTTCCTGGAAGTCATTGATCCGCGCCCGCTGCTGTCGGTGAAACCGGAAGCCGTGGACCCGCAGGTGCTAAGACCGTGA
- a CDS encoding M48 family metalloprotease, with protein sequence MKRLIVSLAALSCLAALPAHAGWQDKLNNLMNPESKEGKILSGATQVLSSSQEMTYQTECTVGESLALDSMQRFGKPVNNEALQKYVNLVGNAVARNSRRSTIPYRFVVLDSPVQNAFAAPGGIVFISRGLLNILDNEAELAAVLAHEVGHVAEKHALKSIRRAQFLQGAASITAATMKGSKGQQFESMIGDMQSTLFDKGLDQGMEFEADQAALETTYRTGYDPSAMTTVLEKLKRQEATATKNGSWFSTHPPLDERLARVAAGLKKYPDRASLAKLPTRFAKFAKGGKASKTTK encoded by the coding sequence ATGAAAAGACTGATCGTTTCCCTTGCGGCTCTCTCCTGCCTCGCCGCGCTACCGGCCCACGCCGGATGGCAGGACAAGCTGAACAACCTGATGAACCCCGAGTCCAAGGAGGGGAAAATCCTCTCCGGTGCTACCCAGGTGCTCTCCTCGTCGCAGGAGATGACCTACCAGACCGAGTGCACCGTCGGCGAGAGCCTTGCGCTTGACAGCATGCAGCGCTTCGGCAAGCCGGTGAACAACGAGGCGTTGCAGAAATACGTGAACCTGGTCGGCAACGCCGTGGCGCGCAACAGCCGCCGCTCCACCATCCCGTACCGTTTCGTGGTGCTGGACAGCCCGGTGCAAAATGCCTTCGCCGCCCCCGGCGGCATCGTCTTCATCAGCCGAGGCCTTTTGAACATCTTGGACAACGAGGCGGAGCTTGCCGCGGTCCTCGCCCACGAGGTGGGGCATGTGGCGGAGAAGCACGCCCTGAAAAGCATCCGGCGCGCCCAGTTCCTGCAGGGGGCGGCGAGCATCACCGCCGCGACCATGAAGGGGAGCAAGGGGCAGCAGTTCGAGTCGATGATCGGCGACATGCAGTCGACCCTCTTCGACAAGGGTCTCGACCAGGGGATGGAGTTCGAGGCGGACCAGGCGGCCCTGGAGACCACCTACCGGACCGGCTACGATCCCTCCGCCATGACGACAGTGCTGGAAAAGCTCAAGCGCCAGGAGGCGACCGCGACGAAGAACGGCTCCTGGTTCTCGACCCACCCGCCGCTGGACGAGCGCCTGGCGCGGGTGGCCGCCGGGCTTAAGAAGTACCCGGACCGGGCGTCGCTTGCCAAGCTGCCGACGCGTTTCGCGAAGTTCGCCAAGGGGGGGAAGGCTTCCAAAACGACAAAGTGA
- a CDS encoding SH3 domain-containing protein has translation MKKTVFAALLMLAAATAFGAEKRWVVSEGTTLKSEQSVSAANLADLPVGAELTLVEDGGRWLKVQTADGKEGWVYAGRVADAAPVAEVGGGDGLLGGTMQQSQINTAKSDSARSIRGLSPETAAYAKQHGTPEGLKKELDRILARKVSDKEVKTFLKEGKIGEYAR, from the coding sequence ATGAAGAAAACGGTTTTCGCCGCCCTCTTGATGCTGGCGGCGGCCACGGCGTTCGGCGCCGAGAAGCGCTGGGTGGTAAGCGAAGGGACCACGTTGAAGAGCGAGCAGTCGGTAAGTGCTGCGAACCTGGCGGACCTGCCGGTGGGGGCTGAGCTCACCCTGGTCGAGGACGGGGGGCGTTGGCTCAAGGTGCAAACCGCCGACGGCAAGGAAGGGTGGGTTTACGCGGGGCGGGTCGCCGACGCGGCACCGGTCGCCGAGGTGGGGGGAGGCGACGGCCTTTTAGGTGGCACCATGCAGCAAAGCCAGATCAACACGGCGAAGTCGGACAGCGCCCGCAGCATCCGCGGCCTTTCCCCGGAGACTGCCGCATACGCGAAACAGCACGGTACGCCGGAAGGGCTCAAGAAGGAGCTGGACCGGATCCTCGCCCGCAAGGTTTCCGACAAAGAAGTTAAGACCTTCCTCAAGGAAGGAAAAATCGGCGAGTACGCCCGCTAA